One part of the Coffea eugenioides isolate CCC68of chromosome 10, Ceug_1.0, whole genome shotgun sequence genome encodes these proteins:
- the LOC113750412 gene encoding uncharacterized protein LOC113750412, producing MASDDSTSRITSGASISSFTWSRTPMSSLKLAVERFDGTGHFDMWQDEVIDSLFQQGLDIAIEEKKSDDIEEKKWSTINWTLEEKFLKKSGQNKVLMKKRLFRFDYQSGTIMNEHITMFNQLVADLLNLDVKFEDEDLALMLLLSLLDEFEHLESTLLHGKENVSLDAVCSVLYSHE from the exons ATGGCATCAGACGATTCCACGTCAAGAATTACATCTGGAGCATCGATTTCCTCTTTCACATGGTCGAGAACTCCAATGTCAAGTTTGAAGCTGGCGGTGGAGAGATTTGACGGTACTGGTCATTTCGACATGTGGCAAGACGAGGTCATAGACTCCCTTTTCCAACAGGGTCTTGACATTGccattgaagaaaaaaaatcagatgACATAGAAGAGAAGAAGTGGAGTACTATAAATTG GACATTAGAGGAGAAATTTCTGAAAAAGAGTGGTCAGAATAAAGTTCTTATGAAGAAAAGATTGTTCCGATTCGATTACCAATCAGGTACTATTATGAATGAACACATCACTATGTTTAATCAGTTAGTAGCAGACCTGTTAAATTTAGATGTGAAAtttgaagatgaagatttgGCTTTGATGTTGTTGTTATCCCTTCTTGATGAATTTGAACATTTGGAATCTACGTTACTTCATGGGAAGGAGAATGTGTCTTTAGATGCTGTATGTTCTGTTTTGTATAGTCATGAATGA